A single Thermus albus DNA region contains:
- the cobU gene encoding bifunctional adenosylcobinamide kinase/adenosylcobinamide-phosphate guanylyltransferase, protein MAKAKAVAVWGTGSSVGKSLLTAGLLRHFRRLGLKVAPFKAQNMSNHARVVAGGEMASAQWLQALAAGVRPEPRMNPVLIKPMGRQGAQVVLLGQVNEDLADAIEQHLDLKPLHRSLGLMGPSQTQGGHPGRAPGQPPPPGLTLLLGGARSGKSRLAQRLAGPFATLVATAEPRDQEMEARIARHRAQRPPTWETIEEPLNLVEALGRARHPTVVVDYLTLWVANLMEKGLDPLAEAKRFLEAVDASGKRVIAVSNEVGMGIVPVNPLARRYRDLLGEVNALLAARAKEAFFVVAGRTLRL, encoded by the coding sequence ATGGCGAAGGCTAAAGCGGTCGCGGTCTGGGGTACGGGAAGCAGCGTGGGGAAAAGCCTCCTCACCGCTGGGCTTCTCCGCCACTTCCGGCGCCTGGGGCTCAAGGTGGCCCCCTTCAAGGCCCAGAACATGTCCAACCACGCCAGGGTGGTGGCGGGCGGGGAAATGGCCAGCGCCCAGTGGCTACAGGCCTTGGCGGCGGGGGTCCGGCCGGAACCCCGCATGAACCCCGTTCTGATAAAGCCCATGGGACGCCAAGGGGCGCAGGTGGTGCTTTTGGGCCAGGTGAACGAGGATCTAGCCGACGCTATAGAGCAACACCTCGACCTCAAGCCCCTCCACCGGTCCCTAGGCCTTATGGGCCCCAGCCAGACCCAAGGGGGGCATCCTGGGCGAGCCCCAGGCCAGCCCCCCCCACCCGGCCTTACCCTCCTCCTGGGCGGGGCACGTAGCGGGAAAAGCCGCCTGGCCCAGAGGCTGGCGGGGCCCTTCGCCACCCTGGTCGCCACCGCCGAGCCCCGGGACCAGGAGATGGAAGCCCGCATCGCCCGCCACCGGGCCCAGCGCCCACCCACATGGGAAACCATAGAGGAGCCCCTGAACCTGGTGGAGGCCCTGGGGCGGGCCCGCCACCCCACGGTGGTGGTGGACTACCTCACCCTCTGGGTGGCCAACCTCATGGAAAAGGGCCTAGACCCTTTGGCAGAGGCAAAGCGCTTCCTCGAGGCGGTAGATGCGAGCGGCAAACGGGTCATCGCCGTGTCCAACGAGGTGGGAATGGGGATCGTCCCGGTAAATCCCTTGGCCCGGCGCTACCGGGACCTCTTGGGAGAGGTGAACGCCCTCCTCGCCGCAAGGGCCAAGGAGGCCTTCTTTGTGGTGGCAGGGAGAACCCTACGCCTTTAG
- the cobO gene encoding cob(I)yrinic acid a,c-diamide adenosyltransferase — protein MESPKPAKPYAKPSGKRRGLLLVYTGEGKGKSTAAFGLALRAHGRGLKVRIFQFIKHQGARFGEHRALSQLGIPLEGLGDGFTWRSRDLNRSARMAQEGWERAKSTLLSGDWDLVVLDEATYPLRYGWIDLSEFLEVLRSRPAHVHVVVTGRGAPEALLELADTVTEMRKVKHAFEQGVPAQKGIEH, from the coding sequence ATGGAGAGCCCGAAGCCAGCGAAGCCATACGCCAAGCCCAGCGGAAAGAGGCGAGGCCTTCTTCTGGTCTACACCGGGGAAGGCAAGGGCAAGAGCACCGCGGCCTTTGGCCTGGCCTTGAGGGCCCACGGCCGGGGGTTAAAGGTGCGCATCTTCCAGTTTATCAAGCACCAGGGGGCCCGGTTTGGGGAGCACCGGGCCCTTTCCCAGCTGGGTATCCCATTGGAGGGCCTTGGGGATGGCTTTACCTGGAGGAGCCGCGATCTGAACCGGTCGGCCAGGATGGCCCAGGAAGGCTGGGAACGGGCCAAGTCCACCCTGCTTTCCGGGGATTGGGACCTGGTGGTCCTGGACGAGGCCACGTACCCTCTGCGCTATGGATGGATAGACCTCTCGGAGTTCCTGGAGGTCCTGAGGAGCCGGCCGGCCCATGTCCACGTGGTGGTGACGGGCCGGGGTGCCCCGGAGGCCTTGCTGGAACTGGCGGATACCGTCACCGAGATGCGTAAGGTGAAGCATGCCTTCGAGCAAGGGGTGCCGGCGCAAAAGGGCATAGAGCACTAA
- a CDS encoding adenosylcobinamide-GDP ribazoletransferase: MWRALRLALGLLTVFPVAPKEVGPEDFSRSTQFFPLAGYALGLPLFLLALLPLPNGLLAGLLLAALLGLTGFMHLDGLLDLADALLGARPKEERLRILKDPHLGSFAFGVGGIYLLLLWQALALVREPLSLLLLPGFARFAILPFLNRYPLLHPGMAGLIRGGPLGGAFLLALPFPLLYPWPALLTLLAAYAVARWSLARLGGLNGDVLGAMIALGELAGLLGLALCP, translated from the coding sequence ATGTGGCGTGCCTTGCGTTTGGCCCTGGGCCTGCTCACGGTCTTCCCTGTGGCCCCAAAGGAGGTTGGCCCTGAGGACTTCTCAAGGAGCACCCAGTTCTTCCCCCTGGCGGGGTATGCTTTAGGGCTTCCCCTCTTCCTCCTTGCCCTCCTGCCCCTTCCCAATGGGCTTTTGGCCGGCTTACTCCTTGCCGCCCTCCTTGGCCTCACGGGTTTTATGCACCTTGATGGGCTCCTGGATCTGGCCGATGCCCTCTTGGGGGCAAGGCCGAAAGAGGAGCGGCTTCGTATCCTGAAAGATCCCCACCTGGGCTCCTTCGCCTTCGGGGTGGGGGGGATCTACCTCCTCCTTCTTTGGCAGGCCCTGGCCCTGGTGCGGGAACCCCTTTCCCTACTCCTCCTTCCGGGCTTCGCCCGTTTCGCCATACTGCCCTTTTTGAACCGTTATCCCTTGCTGCACCCGGGCATGGCTGGCCTAATCCGGGGAGGTCCTTTGGGAGGGGCTTTTCTCCTGGCCCTGCCCTTTCCCCTGCTTTACCCCTGGCCTGCCCTCCTCACCCTTCTCGCCGCTTATGCGGTGGCCCGCTGGTCGCTGGCCCGTTTGGGGGGGCTCAACGGGGATGTCCTGGGGGCCATGATCGCCTTGGGGGAACTTGCGGGGCTTTTGGGCTTGGCCCTTTGCCCTTGA
- the cobT gene encoding nicotinate-nucleotide--dimethylbenzimidazole phosphoribosyltransferase: protein MGYWDLLQAAQERMERLTKPPGSLGRLEEVAVRLAAIQGRLKPELGPGAVVVAAADHGVVAEGVSAYPQEVTYQMVLNFLGGGAAINQLSRVADCQVYVLDVGVKGELPDHPRLLKRKVRWGTGNLAKERAMGLEEAEMALSAGMEAARLAIAQGATVLAAGDMGIGNTTAASALTAALLHLPPEAVVGRGTGVGEAGLRRKREAVAQALGRLRPDMPPLAVAAEVGGLELLAIAGVYLEGYRHGLPLVLDGFPVSSGALLAWRLEPGLKDYLFAGHLSREPGHRYILEALGLRPLLDLDLALGEGTGAVLAIPLLRAAARILHMATFGEAGVSDRL from the coding sequence ATGGGTTACTGGGATCTTCTGCAAGCAGCCCAGGAGCGAATGGAAAGGCTCACCAAGCCTCCTGGATCCCTGGGCCGGTTGGAGGAGGTGGCGGTGCGCCTGGCGGCCATCCAGGGGCGTCTTAAGCCGGAGTTGGGCCCTGGGGCGGTGGTGGTGGCCGCTGCGGACCACGGGGTGGTGGCGGAGGGGGTGTCCGCGTATCCCCAGGAGGTCACCTACCAGATGGTTCTGAATTTCCTGGGGGGCGGGGCGGCCATCAACCAGCTCTCCCGGGTGGCGGACTGCCAGGTCTATGTCCTGGACGTGGGGGTGAAGGGGGAGCTTCCGGACCACCCCCGCCTCCTTAAGCGCAAGGTTCGGTGGGGTACGGGAAATCTAGCCAAGGAAAGGGCTATGGGCCTAGAGGAGGCGGAAATGGCCCTTTCGGCAGGGATGGAGGCGGCCCGGTTGGCCATCGCCCAAGGGGCCACGGTTTTGGCGGCAGGGGACATGGGCATCGGAAACACCACCGCGGCCAGTGCCCTAACGGCGGCGCTTTTGCACCTTCCCCCCGAGGCGGTGGTGGGCCGGGGTACCGGGGTAGGAGAGGCGGGTCTGAGGCGGAAGCGGGAAGCGGTGGCCCAGGCCTTGGGCCGGCTCCGCCCGGATATGCCTCCTTTAGCGGTGGCGGCGGAGGTGGGGGGGCTTGAACTTCTGGCCATTGCCGGGGTTTACCTGGAAGGTTATCGGCACGGTCTGCCCTTGGTCTTGGATGGGTTTCCTGTTTCCTCGGGGGCCCTTTTGGCCTGGAGGTTAGAGCCGGGCCTTAAGGACTACCTTTTCGCCGGCCACCTTAGCCGGGAACCTGGCCACCGGTACATCCTCGAGGCCCTTGGGCTAAGGCCCCTTCTGGACCTAGACCTAGCGTTGGGGGAGGGGACGGGGGCGGTCCTGGCCATTCCCCTCCTCCGAGCCGCTGCCCGCATCCTGCACATGGCCACCTTTGGGGAGGCGGGGGTTTCCGACCGCCTTTAG
- a CDS encoding histidine phosphatase family protein translates to MELWLVRHGETLWNREGRLLGWTDLPLTPLGEAQALGLKGRLPPLPAHSSDLKRALQTAQLAGFHPTPTQALREIHFGTLEGALWERLEPGYKEALLRFQGFAPPGGESLEAFQERVYRFLEELKTPALLFTHGGVIRAALRALGEDALPLPGSVVVLDWPRRILDRLDPSP, encoded by the coding sequence GTGGAACTCTGGCTGGTGCGCCACGGGGAAACCCTTTGGAACCGGGAAGGACGGCTCCTGGGCTGGACAGACCTCCCCCTTACCCCCCTGGGGGAGGCCCAGGCCCTAGGCCTTAAGGGAAGGCTGCCCCCCCTCCCCGCCCACAGCTCCGACCTGAAACGGGCCCTCCAGACCGCCCAGCTCGCAGGCTTTCACCCCACGCCAACCCAAGCCCTCAGGGAAATCCACTTCGGGACCCTGGAGGGGGCCCTGTGGGAAAGGCTGGAACCCGGGTACAAGGAAGCCCTCCTCCGGTTCCAAGGCTTTGCCCCTCCCGGAGGAGAAAGCCTCGAGGCCTTCCAGGAAAGGGTCTACCGCTTCTTGGAGGAGCTTAAGACCCCCGCCCTCCTCTTCACCCATGGGGGGGTGATCCGGGCCGCCTTGAGGGCCCTGGGAGAGGACGCCCTTCCCCTCCCGGGTAGCGTCGTGGTCCTGGATTGGCCAAGGCGGATCCTGGACCGTCTGGACCCAAGCCCATGA
- the cbiB gene encoding adenosylcobinamide-phosphate synthase CbiB: MSLFLALLLDALLGEPPARFHPVVLMGRYLAWAWPRVRDLASGAFYWALGALLFTFPALLLDLFLRPLAWGWLLLGLLLKPLFSLRMLLWEVKEVEVALAQDLEEARKRLARIASRPTGDLSEEEVREAALESLSENLSDSLVAPLLYYAFFGLAGAALYRYANTADAMWGYPEHGARGAVAARIDDLLNLLPARFTGLLLLTQIPLPWGQSGLFSFRLWPRLWREARKTPSPNAGFPMAALALRLGVRLSKRGVYALNENAPSPTPKATREALRLSALLGYGLGLLMALFTWVR; the protein is encoded by the coding sequence ATGAGCCTTTTCCTGGCCCTCCTCCTGGATGCCCTCCTGGGGGAGCCCCCAGCCCGTTTCCACCCTGTGGTCCTCATGGGCCGTTACCTGGCCTGGGCCTGGCCGCGGGTCAGGGATTTGGCCTCTGGAGCCTTTTACTGGGCTTTGGGTGCCCTCCTTTTCACCTTCCCTGCCCTCCTCCTGGACCTCTTCCTCAGGCCTTTGGCCTGGGGTTGGCTCCTTTTGGGACTTCTCCTCAAGCCCCTCTTTAGCCTGCGGATGCTCCTTTGGGAGGTTAAGGAGGTGGAGGTAGCCCTGGCCCAGGACCTGGAGGAAGCCAGGAAAAGGCTTGCCCGCATCGCAAGCCGTCCGACGGGGGACCTCTCGGAAGAAGAAGTGCGGGAAGCCGCCCTGGAAAGCCTCTCGGAGAATCTCTCCGATAGCCTGGTGGCTCCCCTCCTCTACTACGCCTTCTTCGGGCTGGCCGGAGCAGCCCTCTACCGCTACGCCAACACCGCGGACGCCATGTGGGGCTACCCCGAGCACGGGGCCCGGGGCGCCGTGGCCGCCCGGATTGACGACCTCCTGAACCTCCTTCCCGCGCGGTTCACCGGGCTCCTCCTGCTCACGCAAATCCCTCTGCCTTGGGGGCAAAGCGGCCTCTTCTCCTTCCGCCTTTGGCCAAGACTGTGGCGGGAAGCAAGGAAAACCCCCTCCCCTAACGCCGGCTTCCCCATGGCCGCCCTGGCCCTTAGGCTTGGGGTACGTTTGAGCAAACGAGGGGTGTACGCGCTCAACGAGAATGCCCCTTCCCCAACCCCAAAGGCCACCCGCGAGGCCCTCCGCCTCTCCGCCCTCCTAGGCTACGGGCTCGGCCTCCTCATGGCCCTATTCACTTGGGTGCGGTGA
- a CDS encoding acyl-CoA thioesterase has product MKETRMVHTVFPGETNHYGTLFGGTAMAWMDQAAFVAATRHAHRKVVTVHSDAVDFKHPVPLGSIVELVARVVEVGRTSMRVEVEMWVEPIGQGKQAYLAAKGGFVLVAVDEKGRPVPVPPLGEEA; this is encoded by the coding sequence ATGAAAGAGACGCGCATGGTGCACACCGTCTTCCCCGGAGAGACCAACCACTACGGCACCCTTTTCGGCGGCACCGCCATGGCCTGGATGGACCAGGCGGCCTTCGTGGCGGCCACCCGGCACGCCCATCGCAAGGTGGTCACGGTGCACTCGGATGCCGTGGACTTCAAGCACCCGGTGCCCCTGGGCTCCATCGTGGAGCTGGTGGCCCGGGTGGTGGAGGTGGGGCGAACCTCCATGCGGGTGGAGGTGGAGATGTGGGTGGAACCCATCGGGCAGGGCAAGCAGGCTTATTTGGCGGCCAAGGGCGGCTTCGTCTTGGTGGCGGTGGATGAAAAGGGGCGGCCGGTCCCGGTACCACCCCTGGGGGAGGAGGCATGA
- a CDS encoding 5-methyltetrahydropteroyltriglutamate--homocysteine S-methyltransferase, translating to MIRTLGFGLPRLGPHREYKRLLEEFWKGGLSKRELLQGLEDLEAVRVRDYRTRVDLYPAGEMSLYDPMLDLAVALGLYPVPAGDLEAYFALARGKGALPLRKWFGTNYHHLVPRLPERPAYTPNPAWFPYPVGQGANPEGLPTLIGPYTFLRVAQNPPEEKGVRAHLEALLEAYRALLAPLAPQGRPILLQEPALGLEEAEAHLPHLLDLYRSLAEAVPLVLLSYYLPPAPRVLEALAQLPMRGLAVWFHPHQPPPALAPGTAPVVLAVEGQGVWRTDLLALRERLLPWLEPLLDDGREVILAPKAPLFHLPWRVSEPLPPHLEGRLAFAEERLEELRLLKGLLLGQGDGEAAAWYTPPPIWDFQPSSPPPPRPPREVRHQAQGALGLPRFPTTTIGSLPQTQQLRELRLSLRSGRISPEAYEAEIQRAIQENIRLQEELGLDVLVHGEPERSDMVEFFAERLEGFYTTQRGFVLSYGSRVWRPPILHAPPRRREALVLRETLYAQSLTPKPVKAILTGPITLAAWSYLPEGVGFGEAVLALAEALREEVEDLKAHGIRVVQVDEPALLERMPLRDQDQPGYVRLVQEAFHRVVGGLGPGVQVHLHLCYSDYRALRPFLEAMDPDVVSVEGARQDPAFLSELQGLPLGIGPGVFDVHSPEETDPEEMLRRLEVYLEAIPEHALWINPDCGLKTRSPEEALRNLRHMMEAARRLRARLAAKEE from the coding sequence ATGATCCGCACCCTGGGCTTTGGCCTCCCCCGCCTGGGCCCCCACCGGGAGTACAAAAGGCTTCTGGAGGAGTTCTGGAAAGGAGGGCTGTCCAAGAGGGAGCTCCTACAGGGCCTGGAGGACCTGGAGGCGGTCCGGGTCAGGGACTACCGGACGAGGGTGGACCTCTACCCCGCGGGGGAGATGAGCCTCTACGACCCCATGCTGGACCTGGCGGTGGCCCTGGGCCTCTACCCGGTTCCGGCTGGGGACCTCGAGGCCTACTTTGCCCTGGCCAGGGGCAAAGGGGCCCTTCCCCTCAGAAAGTGGTTCGGCACCAACTACCACCACCTGGTCCCCCGCCTGCCGGAAAGGCCCGCCTATACTCCAAACCCCGCCTGGTTTCCCTACCCCGTGGGCCAAGGGGCCAACCCTGAGGGCCTGCCCACCCTCATCGGCCCCTATACCTTTTTGCGGGTGGCGCAAAACCCCCCGGAGGAAAAGGGGGTGAGGGCCCACCTGGAAGCCCTCTTGGAGGCCTACCGGGCTCTTTTGGCGCCCCTGGCCCCCCAAGGCCGGCCCATCCTCCTCCAGGAGCCGGCCCTGGGCCTGGAAGAGGCGGAGGCCCACCTCCCCCACCTCCTGGATCTCTACCGCTCCCTGGCGGAAGCGGTGCCCCTGGTCCTCCTCAGCTATTACTTGCCCCCAGCCCCCAGGGTGTTGGAAGCCCTGGCCCAGCTCCCCATGCGGGGCCTGGCCGTGTGGTTCCACCCACACCAACCCCCGCCCGCCCTCGCCCCCGGCACCGCCCCCGTGGTCCTGGCCGTGGAGGGGCAAGGGGTGTGGCGCACGGACCTCTTGGCCCTCAGGGAAAGGCTCCTCCCCTGGTTGGAGCCCCTTTTGGATGACGGGCGGGAGGTGATCCTGGCCCCCAAGGCCCCCCTTTTCCACCTCCCCTGGCGGGTTTCCGAGCCCCTGCCCCCGCACCTGGAGGGCCGGCTGGCCTTTGCGGAAGAACGGCTGGAGGAGCTCCGCCTCCTCAAGGGCCTCCTCCTGGGCCAGGGGGATGGGGAGGCGGCCGCCTGGTACACACCACCCCCCATCTGGGACTTCCAGCCTTCATCCCCCCCACCCCCAAGACCCCCCAGGGAGGTGCGGCACCAGGCGCAAGGGGCCTTGGGCCTTCCCCGCTTCCCCACCACCACCATCGGCAGCCTTCCCCAGACCCAGCAGCTCCGGGAGCTGCGCCTTAGCCTCCGGTCGGGGAGGATAAGCCCGGAGGCCTACGAGGCGGAGATCCAAAGGGCCATCCAGGAGAACATCCGCTTGCAGGAGGAGCTGGGACTGGACGTCTTGGTCCACGGGGAGCCGGAACGGAGCGACATGGTGGAGTTTTTCGCGGAGCGGCTTGAGGGGTTTTACACCACGCAAAGGGGCTTCGTCCTCTCCTATGGCAGCCGGGTCTGGCGCCCCCCCATCCTCCATGCGCCCCCCAGGCGCCGGGAGGCCCTGGTGCTGAGGGAGACCCTTTACGCCCAAAGCCTCACCCCTAAGCCGGTGAAGGCCATCCTCACCGGGCCCATCACCTTAGCCGCTTGGAGCTACCTGCCGGAGGGGGTGGGCTTCGGGGAGGCGGTTCTAGCCCTGGCGGAGGCCTTGCGGGAGGAGGTGGAGGACCTAAAGGCCCACGGCATCCGCGTGGTCCAGGTGGACGAACCCGCCCTCTTGGAGAGGATGCCCCTTAGGGACCAGGACCAGCCCGGCTACGTGCGGCTCGTCCAGGAAGCCTTCCACCGGGTGGTGGGGGGCCTGGGCCCCGGGGTGCAGGTGCACCTCCACCTGTGCTATTCGGACTACAGGGCCTTAAGGCCTTTCCTGGAGGCCATGGACCCAGACGTGGTGAGCGTGGAGGGGGCCCGGCAGGACCCCGCTTTCCTCTCGGAGCTCCAGGGCCTTCCCCTGGGGATCGGCCCCGGGGTGTTTGACGTCCACTCCCCAGAGGAGACGGACCCCGAGGAGATGCTGCGCCGCCTGGAGGTGTACCTGGAGGCCATCCCCGAGCACGCCCTCTGGATCAACCCCGACTGCGGCCTCAAGACCCGAAGCCCCGAGGAGGCCTTGCGCAACCTCCGGCACATGATGGAGGCCGCCAGGAGGCTAAGGGCAAGGCTGGCCGCCAAGGAGGAATAG
- a CDS encoding ribonucleotide-diphosphate reductase subunit beta: protein MIQDPRPHYRPYEYPELLRFRDAIRHSYWLHTEFAYAADVQDYALATPEVRGLVRRSLMAISQVELSVKLFWARTYDRFPKPEVAEVGMTFAESEVRHANAYAHLLDLLGLEEEFAKALESPALRNRHRLLQEVLDRSRTGDLGEYAKALLLFSAFTEHASLFSQFYILMALNKRLGQFKGISNAIEATSKEENLHGLFGVELLRILRRESPHLFHPPFGEEVAEGVQAFFRAEEELLDWLFAAGEPEALKGEEVREFLKKRYNDILALHGLPAPFAVREEALRDAAWFDLELLADKEVDFFNKRSVAYARRVQSFDPESLF from the coding sequence ATGATCCAAGACCCTAGACCCCATTACCGGCCCTACGAGTACCCGGAGCTCCTGCGCTTCCGGGACGCCATCCGCCACAGCTACTGGCTGCACACGGAGTTCGCCTACGCCGCGGACGTGCAGGACTACGCCCTGGCCACCCCCGAGGTGCGGGGCTTGGTGCGGCGCTCCCTTATGGCCATCTCCCAGGTGGAGCTTTCTGTGAAGCTCTTCTGGGCCAGGACCTACGACCGCTTCCCCAAGCCGGAGGTGGCCGAGGTGGGCATGACCTTTGCCGAGAGCGAGGTGCGCCACGCCAACGCCTACGCCCATCTCCTGGACCTCCTGGGCCTGGAGGAAGAGTTCGCCAAGGCCCTGGAGTCCCCCGCCCTTCGGAATCGGCACCGGCTCCTCCAGGAGGTGTTGGACCGCTCCCGCACGGGGGACCTGGGGGAGTACGCCAAGGCCCTCCTCCTCTTCTCCGCCTTCACGGAGCACGCCTCCCTCTTCTCCCAGTTCTACATCCTCATGGCCCTCAACAAGCGCCTGGGCCAGTTCAAGGGCATCTCCAACGCCATCGAGGCCACCAGCAAGGAGGAAAACCTCCACGGCCTCTTTGGGGTGGAGCTCCTGCGGATCCTGAGGAGGGAAAGCCCCCACCTCTTCCACCCCCCCTTCGGGGAGGAGGTGGCGGAGGGGGTCCAGGCCTTCTTCAGGGCGGAGGAGGAGCTACTAGACTGGCTCTTTGCCGCAGGGGAGCCAGAGGCCCTAAAGGGAGAGGAGGTGCGGGAGTTTCTGAAGAAGCGGTACAACGATATCCTGGCCCTCCACGGCCTCCCGGCTCCCTTTGCGGTGAGGGAAGAGGCCCTCCGGGATGCGGCGTGGTTCGACCTGGAGCTCCTCGCGGATAAGGAGGTGGACTTCTTCAACAAAAGGAGCGTGGCCTACGCCAGGAGGGTGCAAAGCTTTGACCCGGAAAGCCTGTTCTAG